GCGGGCACGGGCGATGATGCCGCTCTGTCTGGTGGCCTACACCTTCGGGCTGCGGCACGCGCTGGACGCGGATCACATCGCGGCCATCGACAACACGACCCGCAAACTGGTGGGCGAGGGCCACCGTCCGGCGGCGGCCGGCCTGTGGTTTTCGCTCGGCCACTCGGCGGTGGTGTTCCTGCTGACGGGTCTCGCCGCGCTGTCGCTCGGGCACGCAGGGATCGGCGGGCAGTTGGCGAGCGCGGGCGCGGCGGAGGGCGATGGTGCGGCGGAAGGCGCGGGACTGGCCGCCGGATGGGCGGCCGCACCCGGCCTGGGCACGGTGGGCACGTGCATCTCGGCCACGTACCTGTACGCGGTGGCCGCCCTCAACTGGGGGGCGTGGCGGGCGGCGCTGCGCTCCTTGCGGGGGGCGTCCGGGCGAGTGTGTGACGGCGAAGCGGAGAGCGCCCCATCCGGCGGCCTGATGGCGCGCGCGTGCGGGCGGCTGCTCCGGCGTGTGCGGCGGAGCGGGGACCTGTTCTGGGTGGGGCTGCTCTTCGGGCTCGGCTTCGAGACGGCGACGGAGGTGGCGGTGATCGCCATGTCCGCCGCGGCGTCGGCCCGAGGGGCTCCGGCCGCTCTGGTGCTGACGCTGCCGCTCTGCTTCGCGGCAGGGATGAGCCTACTCGACGCCGCCGACGGCCTGGTCATGCTGCACACCTACACCTGGGCGCGCGGGCTGGCGCGATCGCGCGCCTTGTACAACGCCGTGGTCACAGGCCTGTCGGTCCTGGTGGCTCTCCTCGTCGGCAGCGTCGAA
Above is a window of Burkholderiales bacterium DNA encoding:
- a CDS encoding HoxN/HupN/NixA family nickel/cobalt transporter; the encoded protein is MRAARIGAPGRVFAAVAFLQAMALAGLALDGVRARAMMPLCLVAYTFGLRHALDADHIAAIDNTTRKLVGEGHRPAAAGLWFSLGHSAVVFLLTGLAALSLGHAGIGGQLASAGAAEGDGAAEGAGLAAGWAAAPGLGTVGTCISATYLYAVAALNWGAWRAALRSLRGASGRVCDGEAESAPSGGLMARACGRLLRRVRRSGDLFWVGLLFGLGFETATEVAVIAMSAAASARGAPAALVLTLPLCFAAGMSLLDAADGLVMLHTYTWARGLARSRALYNAVVTGLSVLVALLVGSVEWLQVLGPHVPGLTAVAEAAGRIDFGWLGGGITVMFVTLFIWMWRVRRRDGRSVGAAGADARGLPM